From the genome of Spinacia oleracea cultivar Varoflay chromosome 2, BTI_SOV_V1, whole genome shotgun sequence, one region includes:
- the LOC110797660 gene encoding uncharacterized protein gives MEDGKGECCIARWGGGHTAAVVATAAEDYCNTSKMDMIMLKFRPIAPKPVVAGTTTTTASESGGGSQGNGSSRHAKAGGRGRKKTNNSCSNNRKCNNNNNHGRKRKSSSPDRRNDYPAGNPNQQDPTLLPLFPEAPDLSPTGQDQVHNVMPFWHNIDCYNNNNNNNNNDDGYTSGSSPSFDGNFNNCHVSSWW, from the coding sequence ATGGAAGATGGAAAGGGGGAGTGTTGTATAGCGAGGTGGGGCGGCGGACATACGGCGGCGGTTGTAGCGACGGCGGCGGAGGATTATTGCAACACGTCCAAAATGGATATGATAATGCTTAAGTTCCGACCTATTGCTCCGAAGCCGGTTGTAGCAGGGACGACTACTACAACGGCTTCGGAGAGTGGTGGCGGCAGTCAAGGAAATGGAAGCAGCCGCCATGCGAAAGCAGGCGGCCGAGGACGGAAGAAAACCAATAATAGTTGCAGTAACAATAGAAAGtgcaacaacaataataaccaTGGTAGGAAGAGAAAATCTAGTTCTCCCGATCGGAGAAATGATTATCCTGCTGGTAACCCTAACCAGCAGGATCCAACACTACTTCCTTTGTTCCCTGAAGCACCTGATCTTAGCCCGACAGGCCAAGATCAGGTGCACAATGTTATGCCATTCTGGCATAACATCGATTgttacaataataataataataataacaacaacgaTGATGGCTACACAAGTGGTAGTAGCCCTTCTTTTGATGGTAATTTCAACAATTGCCATGTAAGTAGCTGGTGGTAA
- the LOC130467753 gene encoding uncharacterized protein yields MSSDFVGERTMNPETQSSLSQLESNNSNHLVESTTQQPKKKRQGPFRGPSRALKYKKLRSVQPGKVKVRIPAALGAIVGDRANQFVAECADWVKEICPLNVTSWNDMPEEATDRLYSRIKAKYDFSEADGTHIDKALRIQCSTLYRHRRERLKAAYFSKSRNLKEVERACPATIDLAQWRWLIYSYWNLPKQRERSEKNRANALSKKIRSACGAKSIARTIYELELEAEAGSNEREEENEATNASSSNATTSTTQANGDPMYLKLWEKTKRHKNGKFDDEAEIKYNEFKKLHEKEVGETGADNVSVDVAYEKVLGYRSGYARGLGKGHPVLSKDEKKGRAELEVTVVQLQNENNTMRAEFEHHKAETLRKENEAKKKQEELEQKLKLIMEKIGLESLT; encoded by the exons ATGTCTTCTGATTTTGTAGGAGAAAGAACAATGAATCCGGAGACTCAATCATCGTTATCGCAATTAGAATCTAACAACAGTAATCACCTCGTAGAGTCTACCACTCAACAACCAAAGAAAAAAAGACAAG GTCCCTTTCGAGGTCCAAGCAGAGCACTTAAATATAAAAAGTTGAGAAGTGTGCAACCAGGAAAGGTCAAAGTTCGTATTCCAGCAGCTTTGGGAGCTATTGTGGGCGATCGTGCAAATCAATTTGTGGCCGAATGTGCTGATTGGGTGAAAGAAATATGCCCTCTTAATGTTACAAGTTGGAATGACATGCCTGAAGAAGCAACAGATCGATTGTATAGTAGGATTAAG GCTAAGTATGACTTCAGTGAAGCTGACGGTACACACATTGATAAAGCATTAAGGATTCAATGTTCTACCCTTTACAGACATCGGAGAGAAAGGCTGAAGGCGGCCTATTTTTCAAAGAGCAGAAATTTGAAAGAGGTGGAGCGTGCCTGCCCAGCAACAATTGATCTTGCTCAATGGAGGTGGCTTATATATAGCTATTGGAACCTTCCTAAACAGAGG GAAAGAAGTGAAAAGAATAGGGCGAATGCTCTTTCAAAGAAGATCCGGTCAGCTTGTGGTGCCAAATCAATAGCTAGGACAATTTATGAATTG GAACTTGAGGCAGAGGCAGGTAGTAATGAGCGTGAAGAGGAGAACGAGGCCACAAATGCATCTAGTTCAAATGCAACTACATCAACAACACAAGCTAATGGCGACCCTATGTATTTGAAGCTATGGGAGAAGACAAAGAG GCACAAAAATGGAAAGTTTGATGACGAGGCTGAAATTAAGTACAACGAGTTTAAAAAGTTGCATGAGAAAGAAGTTGGAGAGACAGGTGCAGACAATGTTTCCGTAGATGTGGCCTATGAAAAAGTTCTTGGATATCGTTCAGGTTATGCACGGGGGTTAGGTAAAGGTCACCCGGTGTTGTCCAAGGACGAGAAGAAAGGAAGGGCTGAGTTGGAAGTAACTGTAGTGCAACTCCAGAATGAGAACAACACGATGCGAGCTGAATTTGAGCATCATAAAGCTGAAACTTTGAGAAAGGAAAATGAAGCTAAGAAGAAACAAGAAGAACTGGAACAGAAGCTTAAGTTAATCATGGAGAAAAttggccttgaatccttgacaTAA
- the LOC130467227 gene encoding uncharacterized protein: MDNDRSWMHIQGLSNRLQPTYRNGVKSFLEFAFKDTIPNTGAKKRCPCLKCRNYIDHDRETMRAHLFRVGIEPDYNPWIFHGEEQSLDMGNMKMSEEEGDWFDDEDPLVSEEMAALVHDATNVVPENLNEEEEEDRAEIPDKFHRLMKDAEEELFSGCKTFSRLEFIVTLLHIKVSGHWPEKSFSLLLNALQKAFNYDPKFPKSSREAQKYTKDLGLNYVKIHACVNHCILYRKEYENADSCPICEESRWKEGSGEFDDSVTFSESQGTSQRLPRIPRLVLRHFPLVPRLQRLFMSSKIAKHMRWHKDRKRVDKDILRHPSDSKAWEKLDDSFPDFAADPRNVRLGLSTDGFNPGAHLGTKYSIWPVFLVPYNLPPWMCMASPYIMLSLLIPGPKSPGNDIDVFLEPLIDELQELWEVGVKTYDSHSRQNFNMKAALLWTMSDFPAYGNLSGWSTCGKLACPSCHKNTWHKRLKYGSKECFKGTRMFLEPDHRWRNDKKSFDGEKERRPPPIPLSGDEILEAFDGVPNVIFGKKRKRIDRYLFDQWKKLSIFFRLPYWSKLLIRHNLDVMHIEKNICDSILGTILDIPNKTKDTLKARKDLKEMNVHHNLIPIKIGDKYAIPRAPYQLTFIERRKVLEFLSKVKVPDGYSSNIARCASMEDGKISNMKSHDCHVFLQDLLKPAFQGILPKEVLEPLVELSLFFKQLCSKTLKIDVLEKMEKSIAVTLCKLEKVFVPAFFDIMVHLPIHLAGEAKIAGPVQYRWQYRFEREMHTMKPTVSNKAQPEGPIANARIMEECLAFISRYLNGIETKLTADRVAAVFVTFCCQIKYTRKCCELYLCI; encoded by the exons ATGGATAATGATAGGAGTTGGATGCATATTCAAGGGTTGAGCAATCGGCTACAACCAACTTACCGAAATGGTGTTAAAAGTTTTCTCGAATTTGCTTTCAAGGACACAATCCCTAATACTGGGGCTAAGAAAAGGTGTCCTTGTTTGAAGTGTCGAAATTATATCGACCATGATAGAGAGACAATGCGTGCCCATCTTTTCCGAGTAGGAATAGAGCCTGACTACAATCCTTGGATATTCCATGGAGAAGAACAATCCCTAGACATGGGAAACATGAAAATGTCCGAGGAGGAAGGCGATTGGTTTGATGATGAAGATCCTCTCGTATCAGAGGAGATGGCAGCTTTGGTGCATGATGCCACAAATGTAGTGCCCGAGAATTTgaatgaggaagaagaagaggatcGTGCTGAGATTCCTGATAAATTTCATAGGTTGATGAAAGATGCAGAAGAAGAATTATTCTCGGGTTGTAAAACCTTTTCAAGGTTGGAGTTCATCGTAACTCTCTTACATATTAAGGTTAGTGGACATTGGCCTGAGAAGTCATTTAGTCTGCTCCTTAATGCATTACAAAAGGCCTTCAATTATGATCCAAAATTTCCAAAGAGCTCCCGTGAAGCCCAGAAGTACACAAAAGATCTTGGGTTGAATTATGTGAAGATCCATGCTTGTGTGAATCATTGCATTCTTTATAGAAAGGAGTATGAAAATGCCGATTCATGCCCTATTTGTGAGGAGTCCAGATGGAAAGAAGGCAGTGGTGAATTTGATGATAGTGTCACATTTTCGGAATCTCAAGGGACCTCACAACGGCTTCCTAGAATACCTCGTCTAGTTCTTCGCCATTTTCCTTTAGTGCCTAGGCTTCAAAGGCTTTTTATGTCTTCAAAAATTGCTAAGCATATGAGATGGCATAAGGATAGGAAAAGAGTTGATAAGGACATATTAAGGCATCCATCTGATTCAAAGGCATGGGAGAAGcttgatgattcatttcctgATTTTGCAGCCGATCCACGTAATGTGAGATTAGGTCTTTCAACTGATGGTTTCAATCCTGGTGCACATTTAGGCACTAAGTACAGCATATGGCCAGTCTTTCTAGTGCCATATAATCTCCCACCATGGATGTGTATGGCAAGTCCATACATCATGCTATCACTCTTAATTCCTGGTCCAAAGTCCCCTGGAAATGATATAGATGTGTTCTTGGAGCCGTTGATTGATGAGCTTCAAGAGTTGTGGGAAGTTGGGGTGAAAACTTATGATTCACATAGTCGCCAAAATTTTAATATGAAGGCAGCGCTATTGTGGACTATGAGTGATTTTCCGGCATATGGAAATCTGTCTGGTTGGAGTACTTGTGGTAAACTTGCTTGCCCATCATGTCATAAGAATACTTGGCACAAGCGGTTAAAGTATGGATCGAAGGAATGCTTTAAAGGTACTCGTATGTTCTTGGAACCCGATCATAGGTGGAGAAATGACAAGAAATCTTTTGATGGGGAAAAGGAGAGACGACCACCTCCGATTCCTTTGTCAGGGGATGAGATATTAGAGGCATTTGATGGTGTCCCCAATGTGATTTTTGGGAAGAAGCGAAAGAGAATTGATAGATACTTGTTTGACCAATGGAAGAAGTTGAGCATCTTCTTTAGACTTCCTTATTGGAGTAAGCTTTTGATAAGACACAACTTAGATGTCATGCATATTGAAAAGAACATTTGTGACAGTATATTAGGAACAATACTTGACATTCCTAATAAGACAAAAGACACCTTGAAAGCTCGAAAGGATTTGAAGGAGATGAATGTGCATCATAATTTAATTCCTATTAAGATAGGTGATAAATATGCCATCCCTAGAGCACCATATCAGTTGACATTTATAGAGAGGCGTAAAGTTTTGGAGTTCTTGTCCAAGGTTAAAGTGCCAGATGGTTACTCTTCTAACATAGCTCGATGTGCAAGTATGGAAGATGGAAAAATCTCAAACATGAAAAGCCATGATTGTCATGTGTTCTTGCAAGATTTGCTTAAGCCGGCATTTCAAGGCATCTTACCTAAGGAGGTGCTAGAACCTTTGGTTGAGCTAAGCTTATTTTTTAAGCAATTGTGTTCTAAAACTCTAAAAATTGATGTGTTGGAGAAGATGGAAAAGAGTATTGCAGTTACTCTTTGCAAGCTTGAAAAGGTATTTGTTCCGGCTTTCTTTGATATTATGGTCCACCTTCCAATCCATTTGGCCGGTGAGGCTAAGATAGCTGGCCCAGTGCAATATCGTTGGCAATATCGGTTTGAAAG GGAAATGCACACGATGAAACCTACTGTGAGTAACAAAGCACAACCAGAAGGCCCGATAGCTAATGCACGCATAATGGAAGAATGTCTTGCCTTTATATCAAGATATCTAAATGGGATTGAGACTAAGTTGACAGCTGATCGAGTTGCAGCAGTTTTTGTAACTTTTTGTTGTCAAATTAAGTACACAAGAAAATGTTGTGAACTTTACTTGTGCATATGA